A genomic region of Bactrocera dorsalis isolate Fly_Bdor chromosome 3, ASM2337382v1, whole genome shotgun sequence contains the following coding sequences:
- the LOC105232219 gene encoding uncharacterized protein LOC105232219 isoform X1: MEYQMEYQCQKKLKEHESLSGLTCSPQRGLNKDTTSISKTKQNLPPFAIMQKTDDMCSRSPVSTVKGSKAPRCLPNINSYDSTRQPPLSPSARRSHGAQSSYSDPFIMASRGGHLSNMNENPRSPKITTTYANDSYDDASSTPSFYHTPTSGSHSPRGISSHENSMDSPSSGTFLSGPGTSSPRRSPNSPRKFVFEAISPVTDYSYKKFEYYEPITPEDEISNEIYEINTAEHFGTSSRIPTSPKICEAKGKNAKPLLRSSPLENISNLYESQQNSKKVKPPEWEISQIDEHCLISNNYYMKRDSCVTESTQLSCDSNDTTNCTIATVTTSFSEQSKTDAVLEGFVSKEATPFELQGRSKHRRHAINITSNPCYQVLHSSHSTLDRTCSDSAASLKHRKSTSDLTGDSECVLNKNKILEESISTSYKLRRRGSSKGGLAYLASRRSSRESMKSVCSTTSVFSNDDIGPLAFQASNRGRQRRTSNFLELPVPDHIRPRVCSLPERPYNPRASDDLYRLRHFSISKGNVVNCGDSIISRRSRSNTSVNSTNSRASERSPFEGSCCGGGYANVDSVPSSPHSDDLEPPPPARYRIVMLGDSGVGKTALVNQFMTSEYMHTYDASLVVDDEFGEKTVSVLLDDVESELVFIDHPRVEMSVENSLSTYEPHGCVVVFSVVEKSSFRVAEEIIKYLWQENYIKDKSVIIVGNKADLARARVISTQEGKALAASHDAKFIETSSGIQHNVDELLVGILKQMRLKEKREKRATSSKLKASRTHISLNMAKEILQKICLTDISKSKSCENLHVL; this comes from the exons ATGGAATATCAAATGGAATATCaatgtcaaaaaaaattgaaagaacaTGAAAGTCTAAGCGGTTTAACATGTTCACCCCAACGTGGATTAAATAAGGACACGACTTCAATAAgcaaaactaaacaaaacttACCGCCATTTGCAATAATGCAGAAAACAGATGATATGTGTTCACGTTCACCCGTGTCAACAGTTAAAGGATCTAAAGCTCCAAg ATGTTTACCCAATATTAATTCCTATGATTCAACGAGGCAACCACCACTAAGTCCATCCGCACGGAGATCCCACGGAGCTCAAAGCTCATACTCCGATCCATTTATAATGGCTAGTAGAGGTGGACATTTGTCCAACATGAATGAAAACCCACGTAGTCCGAAAATAACAACCACTTATGCTAATGATAGTTACGATGATGCCTCTTCAACACCATCCTTTTATCATACACCGACTTCTGGTTCACATAGTCCGAGAGGAATTTCATCCCACGAAAACTCAATGGATTCACCGTCTTCTGGAACATTTCTTAGCGGTCCAGGAACATCCTCACCTCGACGAAGTCCTAATTCACCCAGAAAATTCGTATTTGAGGCCATAAGCCCAGTCACGGATTACTCttataaaaagtttgaataCTACGAACCTATTACTCCTGAAGATGAAATTTCTAATGAAATCTATGAAATAAATACAGCTGAACATTTTGGCACATCATCACGAATACCCACCTCACCAAAAATATGTGAAGCAAAAGGAAAGAACGCAAAACCACTTTTGCGTTCCTCacctttagaaaatatttctaatttatatgaAAGTCAGCAAAACAGTAAGAAGGTGAAGCCACCAGAGTGGGAAATATCTCAAATTGATGAGCATTGTTTGAttagtaataattattatatgaaaaGAGATTCGTGTGTTACAGAGAGCACACAGCTGTCATGTGACTCGAATGATACAACAAATTGTACGATTGCTACTGTTACCACATCTTTCTCTGAGCAATCAAAAACTGATGCTGTTTTGGAAGGATTTGTATCAAAAGAAGCGACCCCATTTGAGTTACAAGGAAGAAGTAAACATCGAAGACACGCTATCAATATAACATCCAATCCCTGTTATCAG GTATTACACAGTTCACACTCTACTTTAGATCGTACCTGTTCAGACAGTGCGGCATCACTGAAGCACCGTAAATCAACCAGTGATTTGACTGGAGACTCCGAATGTGTtctaaataagaataaaattttagaagaaTCAATTTCCACAAGTTATAAGCTCAGGCGAAGGGGTAGTTCTAAAGGCGGTCTGGCATATTTAGCTAGTCGCCGCAGTTCACGGGAGTCTATGAAAAGTGTGTGCTCCACCACATCTGTCTTTTCCAACGATGATATTGGGCCATTAGCTTTTCAAGCATCAAACCGCGGACGGCAACGTCGAACGTCAAACTTCCTTGAACTACCAG ttcCAGATCATATAAGACCACGTGTATGTTCTCTACCTGAACGTCCATATAATCCTCGGGCTAGTGATGATCTTTACCGGCTAAGACACTTTTCAATAAGCAAGGGCAACGTAGTGAACTGTGGTGACTCCATTATCTCGAGGCGGTCGCGTAGTAACACCAGTGTCAACTCTACTAACAGCAG AGCAAGTGAACGTTCACCATTCGAGGGATCATGCTGTGGAGGTGGGTATGCTAATGTAGACTCGGTTCCTTCATCACCTCATTCGGACGATCTCGAACCTCCACCACCAGCACG TTATCGTATAGTTATGTTAGGGGATTCAGGTGTTGGAAAAACAGCTTTGGTAAATCAATTTATGACGTCGGAATATATGCACACCTATGATGCTAGTCTAG TTGTAGATGACGAATTTGGTGAAAAGACGGTGAGCGTTTTGTTGGACGACGTAGAATCAGAGTTGGTATTCATTGATCATCCAAGAGTGGAAATGAGC GTGGAAAACTCGTTATCAACTTATGAGCCGCACGgatgtgttgttgtattttctgTGGTTGAAAAATCATCGTTCCGAGTTGcagaagaaattataaaatacttgtGGCAGGAAAACTATATTAAAGATAAATCTGTTATTATAGTAGGGAACAAAGCGGATTTAGCACGTGCTCGAGTTATCTCAACACAAG AAGGAAAAGCGTTAGCTGCTTCACACGATGCAAAATTTATAGAGACATCCAGTGGAATTCAACACAATGTTGATGAACTATTGGTAGGAATCCTAAAACAG ATGCGTTTGAAAGAAAAACGAGAAAAGAGAGCTACGTCATCGAAGCTGAAAGCTTCTCGCACTCACATATCTTTGAATATGGCTAAGGAAATACTGCAAAAGATATGTCTTACCGATATATCCAAATCAAAAAGCTGTGAGAATCTACATGTTCTATAA
- the LOC105232219 gene encoding uncharacterized protein LOC105232219 isoform X4: MEYQMEYQCQKKLKEHESLSGLTCSPQRGLNKDTTSISKTKQNLPPFAIMQKTDDMCSRSPVSTVKGSKAPRCLPNINSYDSTRQPPLSPSARRSHGAQSSYSDPFIMASRGGHLSNMNENPRSPKITTTYANDSYDDASSTPSFYHTPTSGSHSPRGISSHENSMDSPSSGTFLSGPGTSSPRRSPNSPRKFVFEAISPVTDYSYKKFEYYEPITPEDEISNEIYEINTAEHFGTSSRIPTSPKICEAKGKNAKPLLRSSPLENISNLYESQQNSKKVKPPEWEISQIDEHCLISNNYYMKRDSCVTESTQLSCDSNDTTNCTIATVTTSFSEQSKTDAVLEGFVSKEATPFELQGRSKHRRHAINITSNPCYQVLHSSHSTLDRTCSDSAASLKHRKSTSDLTGDSECVLNKNKILEESISTSYKLRRRGSSKGGLAYLASRRSSRESMKSVCSTTSVFSNDDIGPLAFQASNRGRQRRTSNFLELPVPDHIRPRVCSLPERPYNPRASDDLYRLRHFSISKGNVVNCGDSIISRRSRSNTSVNSTNSRASERSPFEGSCCGGGYANVDSVPSSPHSDDLEPPPPARYRIVMLGDSGVGKTALVNQFMTSEYMHTYDASLVVDDEFGEKTVSVLLDDVESELVFIDHPRVEMSVENSLSTYEPHGCVVVFSVVEKSSFRVAEEIIKYLWQENYIKDKSVIIVGNKADLARARVISTQDAFERKTRKESYVIEAESFSHSHIFEYG, encoded by the exons ATGGAATATCAAATGGAATATCaatgtcaaaaaaaattgaaagaacaTGAAAGTCTAAGCGGTTTAACATGTTCACCCCAACGTGGATTAAATAAGGACACGACTTCAATAAgcaaaactaaacaaaacttACCGCCATTTGCAATAATGCAGAAAACAGATGATATGTGTTCACGTTCACCCGTGTCAACAGTTAAAGGATCTAAAGCTCCAAg ATGTTTACCCAATATTAATTCCTATGATTCAACGAGGCAACCACCACTAAGTCCATCCGCACGGAGATCCCACGGAGCTCAAAGCTCATACTCCGATCCATTTATAATGGCTAGTAGAGGTGGACATTTGTCCAACATGAATGAAAACCCACGTAGTCCGAAAATAACAACCACTTATGCTAATGATAGTTACGATGATGCCTCTTCAACACCATCCTTTTATCATACACCGACTTCTGGTTCACATAGTCCGAGAGGAATTTCATCCCACGAAAACTCAATGGATTCACCGTCTTCTGGAACATTTCTTAGCGGTCCAGGAACATCCTCACCTCGACGAAGTCCTAATTCACCCAGAAAATTCGTATTTGAGGCCATAAGCCCAGTCACGGATTACTCttataaaaagtttgaataCTACGAACCTATTACTCCTGAAGATGAAATTTCTAATGAAATCTATGAAATAAATACAGCTGAACATTTTGGCACATCATCACGAATACCCACCTCACCAAAAATATGTGAAGCAAAAGGAAAGAACGCAAAACCACTTTTGCGTTCCTCacctttagaaaatatttctaatttatatgaAAGTCAGCAAAACAGTAAGAAGGTGAAGCCACCAGAGTGGGAAATATCTCAAATTGATGAGCATTGTTTGAttagtaataattattatatgaaaaGAGATTCGTGTGTTACAGAGAGCACACAGCTGTCATGTGACTCGAATGATACAACAAATTGTACGATTGCTACTGTTACCACATCTTTCTCTGAGCAATCAAAAACTGATGCTGTTTTGGAAGGATTTGTATCAAAAGAAGCGACCCCATTTGAGTTACAAGGAAGAAGTAAACATCGAAGACACGCTATCAATATAACATCCAATCCCTGTTATCAG GTATTACACAGTTCACACTCTACTTTAGATCGTACCTGTTCAGACAGTGCGGCATCACTGAAGCACCGTAAATCAACCAGTGATTTGACTGGAGACTCCGAATGTGTtctaaataagaataaaattttagaagaaTCAATTTCCACAAGTTATAAGCTCAGGCGAAGGGGTAGTTCTAAAGGCGGTCTGGCATATTTAGCTAGTCGCCGCAGTTCACGGGAGTCTATGAAAAGTGTGTGCTCCACCACATCTGTCTTTTCCAACGATGATATTGGGCCATTAGCTTTTCAAGCATCAAACCGCGGACGGCAACGTCGAACGTCAAACTTCCTTGAACTACCAG ttcCAGATCATATAAGACCACGTGTATGTTCTCTACCTGAACGTCCATATAATCCTCGGGCTAGTGATGATCTTTACCGGCTAAGACACTTTTCAATAAGCAAGGGCAACGTAGTGAACTGTGGTGACTCCATTATCTCGAGGCGGTCGCGTAGTAACACCAGTGTCAACTCTACTAACAGCAG AGCAAGTGAACGTTCACCATTCGAGGGATCATGCTGTGGAGGTGGGTATGCTAATGTAGACTCGGTTCCTTCATCACCTCATTCGGACGATCTCGAACCTCCACCACCAGCACG TTATCGTATAGTTATGTTAGGGGATTCAGGTGTTGGAAAAACAGCTTTGGTAAATCAATTTATGACGTCGGAATATATGCACACCTATGATGCTAGTCTAG TTGTAGATGACGAATTTGGTGAAAAGACGGTGAGCGTTTTGTTGGACGACGTAGAATCAGAGTTGGTATTCATTGATCATCCAAGAGTGGAAATGAGC GTGGAAAACTCGTTATCAACTTATGAGCCGCACGgatgtgttgttgtattttctgTGGTTGAAAAATCATCGTTCCGAGTTGcagaagaaattataaaatacttgtGGCAGGAAAACTATATTAAAGATAAATCTGTTATTATAGTAGGGAACAAAGCGGATTTAGCACGTGCTCGAGTTATCTCAACACAAG ATGCGTTTGAAAGAAAAACGAGAAAAGAGAGCTACGTCATCGAAGCTGAAAGCTTCTCGCACTCACATATCTTTGAATATGGCTAA
- the LOC105232219 gene encoding uncharacterized protein LOC105232219 isoform X3, which produces MEYQMEYQCQKKLKEHESLSGLTCSPQRGLNKDTTSISKTKQNLPPFAIMQKTDDMCSRSPVSTVKGSKAPRCLPNINSYDSTRQPPLSPSARRSHGAQSSYSDPFIMASRGGHLSNMNENPRSPKITTTYANDSYDDASSTPSFYHTPTSGSHSPRGISSHENSMDSPSSGTFLSGPGTSSPRRSPNSPRKFVFEAISPVTDYSYKKFEYYEPITPEDEISNEIYEINTAEHFGTSSRIPTSPKICEAKGKNAKPLLRSSPLENISNLYESQQNSKKVKPPEWEISQIDEHCLISNNYYMKRDSCVTESTQLSCDSNDTTNCTIATVTTSFSEQSKTDAVLEGFVSKEATPFELQGRSKHRRHAINITSNPCYQVLHSSHSTLDRTCSDSAASLKHRKSTSDLTGDSECVLNKNKILEESISTSYKLRRRGSSKGGLAYLASRRSSRESMKSVCSTTSVFSNDDIGPLAFQASNRGRQRRTSNFLELPVPDHIRPRVCSLPERPYNPRASDDLYRLRHFSISKGNVVNCGDSIISRRSRSNTSVNSTNSRASERSPFEGSCCGGGYANVDSVPSSPHSDDLEPPPPARYRIVMLGDSGVGKTALVNQFMTSEYMHTYDASLVVDDEFGEKTVSVLLDDVESELVFIDHPRVEMSVENSLSTYEPHGCVVVFSVVEKSSFRVAEEIIKYLWQENYIKDKSVIIVGNKADLARARVISTQDRSILNKHSCLEYCQRCQQTKKRQHFSIFYGCFCHLKLKIDKALYLCK; this is translated from the exons ATGGAATATCAAATGGAATATCaatgtcaaaaaaaattgaaagaacaTGAAAGTCTAAGCGGTTTAACATGTTCACCCCAACGTGGATTAAATAAGGACACGACTTCAATAAgcaaaactaaacaaaacttACCGCCATTTGCAATAATGCAGAAAACAGATGATATGTGTTCACGTTCACCCGTGTCAACAGTTAAAGGATCTAAAGCTCCAAg ATGTTTACCCAATATTAATTCCTATGATTCAACGAGGCAACCACCACTAAGTCCATCCGCACGGAGATCCCACGGAGCTCAAAGCTCATACTCCGATCCATTTATAATGGCTAGTAGAGGTGGACATTTGTCCAACATGAATGAAAACCCACGTAGTCCGAAAATAACAACCACTTATGCTAATGATAGTTACGATGATGCCTCTTCAACACCATCCTTTTATCATACACCGACTTCTGGTTCACATAGTCCGAGAGGAATTTCATCCCACGAAAACTCAATGGATTCACCGTCTTCTGGAACATTTCTTAGCGGTCCAGGAACATCCTCACCTCGACGAAGTCCTAATTCACCCAGAAAATTCGTATTTGAGGCCATAAGCCCAGTCACGGATTACTCttataaaaagtttgaataCTACGAACCTATTACTCCTGAAGATGAAATTTCTAATGAAATCTATGAAATAAATACAGCTGAACATTTTGGCACATCATCACGAATACCCACCTCACCAAAAATATGTGAAGCAAAAGGAAAGAACGCAAAACCACTTTTGCGTTCCTCacctttagaaaatatttctaatttatatgaAAGTCAGCAAAACAGTAAGAAGGTGAAGCCACCAGAGTGGGAAATATCTCAAATTGATGAGCATTGTTTGAttagtaataattattatatgaaaaGAGATTCGTGTGTTACAGAGAGCACACAGCTGTCATGTGACTCGAATGATACAACAAATTGTACGATTGCTACTGTTACCACATCTTTCTCTGAGCAATCAAAAACTGATGCTGTTTTGGAAGGATTTGTATCAAAAGAAGCGACCCCATTTGAGTTACAAGGAAGAAGTAAACATCGAAGACACGCTATCAATATAACATCCAATCCCTGTTATCAG GTATTACACAGTTCACACTCTACTTTAGATCGTACCTGTTCAGACAGTGCGGCATCACTGAAGCACCGTAAATCAACCAGTGATTTGACTGGAGACTCCGAATGTGTtctaaataagaataaaattttagaagaaTCAATTTCCACAAGTTATAAGCTCAGGCGAAGGGGTAGTTCTAAAGGCGGTCTGGCATATTTAGCTAGTCGCCGCAGTTCACGGGAGTCTATGAAAAGTGTGTGCTCCACCACATCTGTCTTTTCCAACGATGATATTGGGCCATTAGCTTTTCAAGCATCAAACCGCGGACGGCAACGTCGAACGTCAAACTTCCTTGAACTACCAG ttcCAGATCATATAAGACCACGTGTATGTTCTCTACCTGAACGTCCATATAATCCTCGGGCTAGTGATGATCTTTACCGGCTAAGACACTTTTCAATAAGCAAGGGCAACGTAGTGAACTGTGGTGACTCCATTATCTCGAGGCGGTCGCGTAGTAACACCAGTGTCAACTCTACTAACAGCAG AGCAAGTGAACGTTCACCATTCGAGGGATCATGCTGTGGAGGTGGGTATGCTAATGTAGACTCGGTTCCTTCATCACCTCATTCGGACGATCTCGAACCTCCACCACCAGCACG TTATCGTATAGTTATGTTAGGGGATTCAGGTGTTGGAAAAACAGCTTTGGTAAATCAATTTATGACGTCGGAATATATGCACACCTATGATGCTAGTCTAG TTGTAGATGACGAATTTGGTGAAAAGACGGTGAGCGTTTTGTTGGACGACGTAGAATCAGAGTTGGTATTCATTGATCATCCAAGAGTGGAAATGAGC GTGGAAAACTCGTTATCAACTTATGAGCCGCACGgatgtgttgttgtattttctgTGGTTGAAAAATCATCGTTCCGAGTTGcagaagaaattataaaatacttgtGGCAGGAAAACTATATTAAAGATAAATCTGTTATTATAGTAGGGAACAAAGCGGATTTAGCACGTGCTCGAGTTATCTCAACACAAG ACCGTAGCATTTTAAACAAACACTCATGTTTAGAGTACTGTCAACGCTGTCAGCAAACAAAGAAGCGacaacatttttcaatattctaCGGTTGCTTTTGTCACCTAAAACTCAAGATAGATAAAGCGTTATATCTgtgtaaatga
- the LOC105232219 gene encoding uncharacterized protein LOC105232219 isoform X2 yields the protein MEYQMEYQCQKKLKEHESLSGLTCSPQRGLNKDTTSISKTKQNLPPFAIMQKTDDMCSRSPVSTVKGSKAPRCLPNINSYDSTRQPPLSPSARRSHGAQSSYSDPFIMASRGGHLSNMNENPRSPKITTTYANDSYDDASSTPSFYHTPTSGSHSPRGISSHENSMDSPSSGTFLSGPGTSSPRRSPNSPRKFVFEAISPVTDYSYKKFEYYEPITPEDEISNEIYEINTAEHFGTSSRIPTSPKICEAKGKNAKPLLRSSPLENISNLYESQQNSKKVKPPEWEISQIDEHCLISNNYYMKRDSCVTESTQLSCDSNDTTNCTIATVTTSFSEQSKTDAVLEGFVSKEATPFELQGRSKHRRHAINITSNPCYQVLHSSHSTLDRTCSDSAASLKHRKSTSDLTGDSECVLNKNKILEESISTSYKLRRRGSSKGGLAYLASRRSSRESMKSVCSTTSVFSNDDIGPLAFQASNRGRQRRTSNFLELPVPDHIRPRVCSLPERPYNPRASDDLYRLRHFSISKGNVVNCGDSIISRRSRSNTSVNSTNSRASERSPFEGSCCGGGYANVDSVPSSPHSDDLEPPPPARYRIVMLGDSGVGKTALVNQFMTSEYMHTYDASLDDEFGEKTVSVLLDDVESELVFIDHPRVEMSVENSLSTYEPHGCVVVFSVVEKSSFRVAEEIIKYLWQENYIKDKSVIIVGNKADLARARVISTQEGKALAASHDAKFIETSSGIQHNVDELLVGILKQMRLKEKREKRATSSKLKASRTHISLNMAKEILQKICLTDISKSKSCENLHVL from the exons ATGGAATATCAAATGGAATATCaatgtcaaaaaaaattgaaagaacaTGAAAGTCTAAGCGGTTTAACATGTTCACCCCAACGTGGATTAAATAAGGACACGACTTCAATAAgcaaaactaaacaaaacttACCGCCATTTGCAATAATGCAGAAAACAGATGATATGTGTTCACGTTCACCCGTGTCAACAGTTAAAGGATCTAAAGCTCCAAg ATGTTTACCCAATATTAATTCCTATGATTCAACGAGGCAACCACCACTAAGTCCATCCGCACGGAGATCCCACGGAGCTCAAAGCTCATACTCCGATCCATTTATAATGGCTAGTAGAGGTGGACATTTGTCCAACATGAATGAAAACCCACGTAGTCCGAAAATAACAACCACTTATGCTAATGATAGTTACGATGATGCCTCTTCAACACCATCCTTTTATCATACACCGACTTCTGGTTCACATAGTCCGAGAGGAATTTCATCCCACGAAAACTCAATGGATTCACCGTCTTCTGGAACATTTCTTAGCGGTCCAGGAACATCCTCACCTCGACGAAGTCCTAATTCACCCAGAAAATTCGTATTTGAGGCCATAAGCCCAGTCACGGATTACTCttataaaaagtttgaataCTACGAACCTATTACTCCTGAAGATGAAATTTCTAATGAAATCTATGAAATAAATACAGCTGAACATTTTGGCACATCATCACGAATACCCACCTCACCAAAAATATGTGAAGCAAAAGGAAAGAACGCAAAACCACTTTTGCGTTCCTCacctttagaaaatatttctaatttatatgaAAGTCAGCAAAACAGTAAGAAGGTGAAGCCACCAGAGTGGGAAATATCTCAAATTGATGAGCATTGTTTGAttagtaataattattatatgaaaaGAGATTCGTGTGTTACAGAGAGCACACAGCTGTCATGTGACTCGAATGATACAACAAATTGTACGATTGCTACTGTTACCACATCTTTCTCTGAGCAATCAAAAACTGATGCTGTTTTGGAAGGATTTGTATCAAAAGAAGCGACCCCATTTGAGTTACAAGGAAGAAGTAAACATCGAAGACACGCTATCAATATAACATCCAATCCCTGTTATCAG GTATTACACAGTTCACACTCTACTTTAGATCGTACCTGTTCAGACAGTGCGGCATCACTGAAGCACCGTAAATCAACCAGTGATTTGACTGGAGACTCCGAATGTGTtctaaataagaataaaattttagaagaaTCAATTTCCACAAGTTATAAGCTCAGGCGAAGGGGTAGTTCTAAAGGCGGTCTGGCATATTTAGCTAGTCGCCGCAGTTCACGGGAGTCTATGAAAAGTGTGTGCTCCACCACATCTGTCTTTTCCAACGATGATATTGGGCCATTAGCTTTTCAAGCATCAAACCGCGGACGGCAACGTCGAACGTCAAACTTCCTTGAACTACCAG ttcCAGATCATATAAGACCACGTGTATGTTCTCTACCTGAACGTCCATATAATCCTCGGGCTAGTGATGATCTTTACCGGCTAAGACACTTTTCAATAAGCAAGGGCAACGTAGTGAACTGTGGTGACTCCATTATCTCGAGGCGGTCGCGTAGTAACACCAGTGTCAACTCTACTAACAGCAG AGCAAGTGAACGTTCACCATTCGAGGGATCATGCTGTGGAGGTGGGTATGCTAATGTAGACTCGGTTCCTTCATCACCTCATTCGGACGATCTCGAACCTCCACCACCAGCACG TTATCGTATAGTTATGTTAGGGGATTCAGGTGTTGGAAAAACAGCTTTGGTAAATCAATTTATGACGTCGGAATATATGCACACCTATGATGCTAGTCTAG ATGACGAATTTGGTGAAAAGACGGTGAGCGTTTTGTTGGACGACGTAGAATCAGAGTTGGTATTCATTGATCATCCAAGAGTGGAAATGAGC GTGGAAAACTCGTTATCAACTTATGAGCCGCACGgatgtgttgttgtattttctgTGGTTGAAAAATCATCGTTCCGAGTTGcagaagaaattataaaatacttgtGGCAGGAAAACTATATTAAAGATAAATCTGTTATTATAGTAGGGAACAAAGCGGATTTAGCACGTGCTCGAGTTATCTCAACACAAG AAGGAAAAGCGTTAGCTGCTTCACACGATGCAAAATTTATAGAGACATCCAGTGGAATTCAACACAATGTTGATGAACTATTGGTAGGAATCCTAAAACAG ATGCGTTTGAAAGAAAAACGAGAAAAGAGAGCTACGTCATCGAAGCTGAAAGCTTCTCGCACTCACATATCTTTGAATATGGCTAAGGAAATACTGCAAAAGATATGTCTTACCGATATATCCAAATCAAAAAGCTGTGAGAATCTACATGTTCTATAA